One stretch of Scophthalmus maximus strain ysfricsl-2021 chromosome 12, ASM2237912v1, whole genome shotgun sequence DNA includes these proteins:
- the si:dkey-33c9.6 gene encoding breakpoint cluster region protein isoform X1, which translates to MDAYQEAVRYLGSWHVPVEFDADVLEEHVFQEEAASGCLSPLQAEGVVDFPDVPIQTPCGPEEMLERRLVVLKGIVDGEEVYLRELEALLMPMKALRASAGTSQPVLSSRQVQTVFYQVPELRDLHQSFCSGLKARLSAHCQTDPGPGEQRQMSHAGSELMVGDLFLRMVNQIGLYGGFIENYEEAVAVVGKCAQSDPRFRTLAESMMSNNGEDKARTKYTFEALLYKPLDRVTKTTLVLHDLLRTTPVGHGDHVALQEALRLSRGFLSGINESSRGKREVTLSHGMKRQLMRDGFVVDVSEGERSLRHLFLYTDLLLCTRFKHSTRGKPDQYRFCWYLPLAGLKLRWVADEERSADARPRLHTVRAKMFLLRRQPQQQAKGYRGVTSGARSRKKLEQMELMLLTLSPSYRLELHSPSCKSHTLLFSSLYELEEWREAVHKLTTENIETVPPDLLTLTSACVKLRMTQQPPLQISIAVEDKDSLCGTLNVAIHSACGLQRPACVRVCVEVDGHGFYDQQAQTHSSVHSINPHWHQQEVTLQVDGAQNLRLLCVSQSDGPEDAVLGKATFTLDSKSLNKRWRRRTLQLGQVEVTLSIKYSPHPLEAPGSTAPRQPVFCVPIEAVAQTEGVLVPHVVRCCVEEVERRGLDEVGIYRISGNATEIAMLKAAFNSNLREAVTRLRCAEVNAVSCVLKLYFRELPEPLVPTELFLSLARTLDIQDVNSRLVSMLSLLHSYPDTNRHTFLFVMHHLQRVAERQDVNKMSLLNLATVFGPSLVRPPVAGQGHDGPAVTMSREVVVQVQVVYRYLQCNNLPEAQISASRDTDAEENDDETTHM; encoded by the exons ATGGATGCCTACCAGGAGGCTGTGCGTTATCTGGGGTCATGGCACGTGCCAG TGGAATTCGACGCTGATGTCTTGGAGGAGCATGTGttccaggaggaggcggcgtCCGgttgtctctctcccctccaggCCGAGGGTGTAGTAGACTTCCCCGACGTCCCC ATCCAGACGCCATGCGGCCCAGAGGAAATGTTGGAGCGGAGGCTCGTGGTTCTGAAAGGCATCGTGGACGGTGAGGAGGTCTATCTCCGAGAGCTGGAGGCACTGCTGATG CCCATGAAGGCTCTGCGGGCCTCAGCCGGGACCTCCCAGCCAGTTCTGTCCAGTCGGCAAGTCCAGACCGTGTTCTACCAGGTGCCCGAGCTCAGAGACCTGCACCAGAGCTTCTGCTCTGGCCTGAAGGCCCGGCTGAGCGCCCACTGCCAGACGGATCCTGGCCCGGGTGAGCAAAGACAGATGAGCCACGCAGGCTCTGAGCTAATGGTGGGGGACCTGTTTCTGAGAATG GTCAACCAGATTGGTCTGTACGGCGGTTTCATAGAAAACTATGAGGAGGCGGTCGCCGTCGTTGGCAAGTGCGCGCAGTCAGACCCTCGCTTCCGGACTCTGGCCGAG AGCATGATGTCTAACAATGGCGAAGACAAAGCTCGGACCAAATACACGTttgaag CTCTACTGTATAAGCCTTTGGACCGAGTGACCAAGACCACGCTAGTGCTGcat GACCTCCTGAGGACGACACCGGTGGGGCACGGGGATCACGTGGCGCTGCAGGAAGCCCTGAGACTGTCCCGCGGCTTCCTGTCCGGCATCAACGAGAGCTCACGGGGCAAACGAGAGGTCACGCTCAGTCACGGGATG AAACGTCAGCTGATGCGAGACGGCTTCGTGGTGGACGTGAGCGAGGGCGAGCGCAGCCTGCGCCACCTCTTCCTTTACACCGACCTCCTGCTGTGCACCAGATTCAAACATTCGACCAGAGG GAAGCCGGATCAGTACAGGTTCTGCTGGTATCTGCCCCTCGCCGGCCTCAAACTGCGCTGGGTCGCTGACGAGGAGCGATCCGCCGACGCGCGCCCCCGCCTGCACACCGTCAGAGCCAAGATGTTCCTCCTCCGACGGCAGCCACAGCAACAGGCG AAGGGATACAGAGGCGTGACGTCAGGGGCCCGCAGCAGGAAGAAACTGGAGCAAATGGAGCTGATGCTGCTCACACTCTCCCCATCCTATAGACTGGAGCTGCACAGCCCTAGTtgcaag AGTCacactctcctcttctcctccttgtaCGAGCTTGAAGAATGGAGAGAAGCCGTTCACAAACTCACAACAGAGA ACATAGAAACTGTCCCTCCAGACCTGCTCACTCTCACCAGTGCATGCGTGAAACTGAGAATGACTCAGCAGCCGCCGCTACAGATCTCCATCGCCG TAGAGGACAAGGATTCATTGTGTGGAACTCTGAATGTGGCGATTCACTCTGCCTGCGGCCTGCAGCGTCCAGCct GCGTTCGCGTGTGCGTGGAGGTGGATGGCCACGGGTTTTACGATCAACAGGCCCAGACACACTCTTCGGTCCACAGCATCAACCCGCACTGGCACCAG CAGGAGGTGACGCTCCAGGTGGACGGGGCTCAGAACCTGAGGCTGCTCTGTGTGAGTCAGTCGGACGGGCCGGAGGATGCCGTCCTGGGAAAAGCTACTTTCACG CTAGATTCTAAATCCCTGAATAAGCGATGGCGGAGGCGAACTCTACAGCTTGGCCAAGTGGAGGTGACTCTGTCCATCAAGTACAGTCCCCACCCGCTCGAAGCGCCCGGCTCCACCGCTCCACGACAGCCCGTCTTCTGTGTCCCCATCGAAGCTGTGGCTCA AACGGAGGGAGTGCTGGTTCCCCATGTGGTGCGGTGctgtgtggaggaggtggagcggaGAGGCCTGGACGAGGTGGGAATCTACAGGATCTCCGGAAACGCCACTGAAATCGCCATGCTCAAGGCCGCGTTCAACAGCA ATCTGCGCGAAGCGGTGACCCGGCTGAGATGCGCAGAAGTGAACGCCGTCTCCTGTGTTCTCAAGCTGTACTTCAGAGAGCTGCCCGAGCCGCTCGTACCCACTGAGCTGTTTCTGAGTCTGGCCAGGACGCTGG ACATCCAGGACGTGAACTCGAGGCTCGTCTCCATGCTGTCCCTGCTGCACTCGTACCCGGACACCAACCGCCACACCTTCCTCTTCGTCATGCACCACCTCCAACG AGTGGCCGAGAGGCAAGACGTCAACAAGATGTCTCTGCTGAACCTGGCCACAGTGTTTGGTCCCAGCCTTGTGCGCCCCCCTGTGGCTGGACAGGGACACGACGGCCCCGCTGTCACCATGTCCCGGGAGGTGGTCGTACAG gtcCAGGTGGTTTACCGCTACCTGCAGTGCAACAACCTCCCTGAAGCCCAGATCTCTGCGTCACGTGACACAGACGCTGAAGAAAACGATGATGAGACCACCCACATGTGA
- the si:dkey-33c9.6 gene encoding breakpoint cluster region protein isoform X6: protein MDAYQEAVRYLGSWHVPVEFDADVLEEHVFQEEAASGCLSPLQAEGVVDFPDVPIQTPCGPEEMLERRLVVLKGIVDGEEVYLRELEALLMPMKALRASAGTSQPVLSSRQVQTVFYQVPELRDLHQSFCSGLKARLSAHCQTDPGPGEQRQMSHAGSELMVGDLFLRMVNQIGLYGGFIENYEEAVAVVGKCAQSDPRFRTLAESMMSNNGEDKARTKYTFEALLYKPLDRVTKTTLVLHDLLRTTPVGHGDHVALQEALRLSRGFLSGINESSRGKREVTLSHGMKRQLMRDGFVVDVSEGERSLRHLFLYTDLLLCTRFKHSTRGKPDQYRFCWYLPLAGLKLRWVADEERSADARPRLHTVRAKMFLLRRQPQQQAKGYRGVTSGARSRKKLEQMELMLLTLSPSYRLELHSPSCKSHTLLFSSLYELEEWREAVHKLTTENIETVPPDLLTLTSACVKLRMTQQPPLQISIAVEDKDSLCGTLNVAIHSACGLQRPACVRVCVEVDGHGFYDQQAQTHSSVHSINPHWHQQEVTLQVDGAQNLRLLCVSQSDGPEDAVLGKATFTLDSKSLNKRWRRRTLQLGQVEVTLSIKYSPHPLEAPGSTAPRQPVFCVPIEAVAQTEGVLVPHVVRCCVEEVERRGLDEVGIYRISGNATEIAMLKAAFNSNLREAVTRLRCAEVNAVSCVLKLYFRELPEPLVPTELFLSLARTLDIQDVNSRLVSMLSLLHSYPDTNRHTFLFVMHHLQRSESDGTTFKRSRRFILQ, encoded by the exons ATGGATGCCTACCAGGAGGCTGTGCGTTATCTGGGGTCATGGCACGTGCCAG TGGAATTCGACGCTGATGTCTTGGAGGAGCATGTGttccaggaggaggcggcgtCCGgttgtctctctcccctccaggCCGAGGGTGTAGTAGACTTCCCCGACGTCCCC ATCCAGACGCCATGCGGCCCAGAGGAAATGTTGGAGCGGAGGCTCGTGGTTCTGAAAGGCATCGTGGACGGTGAGGAGGTCTATCTCCGAGAGCTGGAGGCACTGCTGATG CCCATGAAGGCTCTGCGGGCCTCAGCCGGGACCTCCCAGCCAGTTCTGTCCAGTCGGCAAGTCCAGACCGTGTTCTACCAGGTGCCCGAGCTCAGAGACCTGCACCAGAGCTTCTGCTCTGGCCTGAAGGCCCGGCTGAGCGCCCACTGCCAGACGGATCCTGGCCCGGGTGAGCAAAGACAGATGAGCCACGCAGGCTCTGAGCTAATGGTGGGGGACCTGTTTCTGAGAATG GTCAACCAGATTGGTCTGTACGGCGGTTTCATAGAAAACTATGAGGAGGCGGTCGCCGTCGTTGGCAAGTGCGCGCAGTCAGACCCTCGCTTCCGGACTCTGGCCGAG AGCATGATGTCTAACAATGGCGAAGACAAAGCTCGGACCAAATACACGTttgaag CTCTACTGTATAAGCCTTTGGACCGAGTGACCAAGACCACGCTAGTGCTGcat GACCTCCTGAGGACGACACCGGTGGGGCACGGGGATCACGTGGCGCTGCAGGAAGCCCTGAGACTGTCCCGCGGCTTCCTGTCCGGCATCAACGAGAGCTCACGGGGCAAACGAGAGGTCACGCTCAGTCACGGGATG AAACGTCAGCTGATGCGAGACGGCTTCGTGGTGGACGTGAGCGAGGGCGAGCGCAGCCTGCGCCACCTCTTCCTTTACACCGACCTCCTGCTGTGCACCAGATTCAAACATTCGACCAGAGG GAAGCCGGATCAGTACAGGTTCTGCTGGTATCTGCCCCTCGCCGGCCTCAAACTGCGCTGGGTCGCTGACGAGGAGCGATCCGCCGACGCGCGCCCCCGCCTGCACACCGTCAGAGCCAAGATGTTCCTCCTCCGACGGCAGCCACAGCAACAGGCG AAGGGATACAGAGGCGTGACGTCAGGGGCCCGCAGCAGGAAGAAACTGGAGCAAATGGAGCTGATGCTGCTCACACTCTCCCCATCCTATAGACTGGAGCTGCACAGCCCTAGTtgcaag AGTCacactctcctcttctcctccttgtaCGAGCTTGAAGAATGGAGAGAAGCCGTTCACAAACTCACAACAGAGA ACATAGAAACTGTCCCTCCAGACCTGCTCACTCTCACCAGTGCATGCGTGAAACTGAGAATGACTCAGCAGCCGCCGCTACAGATCTCCATCGCCG TAGAGGACAAGGATTCATTGTGTGGAACTCTGAATGTGGCGATTCACTCTGCCTGCGGCCTGCAGCGTCCAGCct GCGTTCGCGTGTGCGTGGAGGTGGATGGCCACGGGTTTTACGATCAACAGGCCCAGACACACTCTTCGGTCCACAGCATCAACCCGCACTGGCACCAG CAGGAGGTGACGCTCCAGGTGGACGGGGCTCAGAACCTGAGGCTGCTCTGTGTGAGTCAGTCGGACGGGCCGGAGGATGCCGTCCTGGGAAAAGCTACTTTCACG CTAGATTCTAAATCCCTGAATAAGCGATGGCGGAGGCGAACTCTACAGCTTGGCCAAGTGGAGGTGACTCTGTCCATCAAGTACAGTCCCCACCCGCTCGAAGCGCCCGGCTCCACCGCTCCACGACAGCCCGTCTTCTGTGTCCCCATCGAAGCTGTGGCTCA AACGGAGGGAGTGCTGGTTCCCCATGTGGTGCGGTGctgtgtggaggaggtggagcggaGAGGCCTGGACGAGGTGGGAATCTACAGGATCTCCGGAAACGCCACTGAAATCGCCATGCTCAAGGCCGCGTTCAACAGCA ATCTGCGCGAAGCGGTGACCCGGCTGAGATGCGCAGAAGTGAACGCCGTCTCCTGTGTTCTCAAGCTGTACTTCAGAGAGCTGCCCGAGCCGCTCGTACCCACTGAGCTGTTTCTGAGTCTGGCCAGGACGCTGG ACATCCAGGACGTGAACTCGAGGCTCGTCTCCATGCTGTCCCTGCTGCACTCGTACCCGGACACCAACCGCCACACCTTCCTCTTCGTCATGCACCACCTCCAACGGTCTGAATCCGACGGCACCACATTCAAACGCTCCCGACGGTTCATCTTGCAATGA
- the si:dkey-33c9.6 gene encoding breakpoint cluster region protein isoform X5 — protein sequence MDAYQEAVRYLGSWHVPVEFDADVLEEHVFQEEAASGCLSPLQAEGVVDFPDVPTPCGPEEMLERRLVVLKGIVDGEEVYLRELEALLMPMKALRASAGTSQPVLSSRQVQTVFYQVPELRDLHQSFCSGLKARLSAHCQTDPGPGEQRQMSHAGSELMVGDLFLRMVNQIGLYGGFIENYEEAVAVVGKCAQSDPRFRTLAESMMSNNGEDKARTKYTFEALLYKPLDRVTKTTLVLHDLLRTTPVGHGDHVALQEALRLSRGFLSGINESSRGKREVTLSHGMKRQLMRDGFVVDVSEGERSLRHLFLYTDLLLCTRFKHSTRGKPDQYRFCWYLPLAGLKLRWVADEERSADARPRLHTVRAKMFLLRRQPQQQAKGYRGVTSGARSRKKLEQMELMLLTLSPSYRLELHSPSCKSHTLLFSSLYELEEWREAVHKLTTENIETVPPDLLTLTSACVKLRMTQQPPLQISIAVEDKDSLCGTLNVAIHSACGLQRPACVRVCVEVDGHGFYDQQAQTHSSVHSINPHWHQQEVTLQVDGAQNLRLLCVSQSDGPEDAVLGKATFTLDSKSLNKRWRRRTLQLGQVEVTLSIKYSPHPLEAPGSTAPRQPVFCVPIEAVAQTEGVLVPHVVRCCVEEVERRGLDEVGIYRISGNATEIAMLKAAFNSNLREAVTRLRCAEVNAVSCVLKLYFRELPEPLVPTELFLSLARTLDIQDVNSRLVSMLSLLHSYPDTNRHTFLFVMHHLQRVAERQDVNKMSLLNLATVFGPSLVRPPVAGQGHDGPAVTMSREVVVQVQVVYRYLQCNNLPEAQISASRDTDAEENDDETTHM from the exons ATGGATGCCTACCAGGAGGCTGTGCGTTATCTGGGGTCATGGCACGTGCCAG TGGAATTCGACGCTGATGTCTTGGAGGAGCATGTGttccaggaggaggcggcgtCCGgttgtctctctcccctccaggCCGAGGGTGTAGTAGACTTCCCCGACGTCCCC ACGCCATGCGGCCCAGAGGAAATGTTGGAGCGGAGGCTCGTGGTTCTGAAAGGCATCGTGGACGGTGAGGAGGTCTATCTCCGAGAGCTGGAGGCACTGCTGATG CCCATGAAGGCTCTGCGGGCCTCAGCCGGGACCTCCCAGCCAGTTCTGTCCAGTCGGCAAGTCCAGACCGTGTTCTACCAGGTGCCCGAGCTCAGAGACCTGCACCAGAGCTTCTGCTCTGGCCTGAAGGCCCGGCTGAGCGCCCACTGCCAGACGGATCCTGGCCCGGGTGAGCAAAGACAGATGAGCCACGCAGGCTCTGAGCTAATGGTGGGGGACCTGTTTCTGAGAATG GTCAACCAGATTGGTCTGTACGGCGGTTTCATAGAAAACTATGAGGAGGCGGTCGCCGTCGTTGGCAAGTGCGCGCAGTCAGACCCTCGCTTCCGGACTCTGGCCGAG AGCATGATGTCTAACAATGGCGAAGACAAAGCTCGGACCAAATACACGTttgaag CTCTACTGTATAAGCCTTTGGACCGAGTGACCAAGACCACGCTAGTGCTGcat GACCTCCTGAGGACGACACCGGTGGGGCACGGGGATCACGTGGCGCTGCAGGAAGCCCTGAGACTGTCCCGCGGCTTCCTGTCCGGCATCAACGAGAGCTCACGGGGCAAACGAGAGGTCACGCTCAGTCACGGGATG AAACGTCAGCTGATGCGAGACGGCTTCGTGGTGGACGTGAGCGAGGGCGAGCGCAGCCTGCGCCACCTCTTCCTTTACACCGACCTCCTGCTGTGCACCAGATTCAAACATTCGACCAGAGG GAAGCCGGATCAGTACAGGTTCTGCTGGTATCTGCCCCTCGCCGGCCTCAAACTGCGCTGGGTCGCTGACGAGGAGCGATCCGCCGACGCGCGCCCCCGCCTGCACACCGTCAGAGCCAAGATGTTCCTCCTCCGACGGCAGCCACAGCAACAGGCG AAGGGATACAGAGGCGTGACGTCAGGGGCCCGCAGCAGGAAGAAACTGGAGCAAATGGAGCTGATGCTGCTCACACTCTCCCCATCCTATAGACTGGAGCTGCACAGCCCTAGTtgcaag AGTCacactctcctcttctcctccttgtaCGAGCTTGAAGAATGGAGAGAAGCCGTTCACAAACTCACAACAGAGA ACATAGAAACTGTCCCTCCAGACCTGCTCACTCTCACCAGTGCATGCGTGAAACTGAGAATGACTCAGCAGCCGCCGCTACAGATCTCCATCGCCG TAGAGGACAAGGATTCATTGTGTGGAACTCTGAATGTGGCGATTCACTCTGCCTGCGGCCTGCAGCGTCCAGCct GCGTTCGCGTGTGCGTGGAGGTGGATGGCCACGGGTTTTACGATCAACAGGCCCAGACACACTCTTCGGTCCACAGCATCAACCCGCACTGGCACCAG CAGGAGGTGACGCTCCAGGTGGACGGGGCTCAGAACCTGAGGCTGCTCTGTGTGAGTCAGTCGGACGGGCCGGAGGATGCCGTCCTGGGAAAAGCTACTTTCACG CTAGATTCTAAATCCCTGAATAAGCGATGGCGGAGGCGAACTCTACAGCTTGGCCAAGTGGAGGTGACTCTGTCCATCAAGTACAGTCCCCACCCGCTCGAAGCGCCCGGCTCCACCGCTCCACGACAGCCCGTCTTCTGTGTCCCCATCGAAGCTGTGGCTCA AACGGAGGGAGTGCTGGTTCCCCATGTGGTGCGGTGctgtgtggaggaggtggagcggaGAGGCCTGGACGAGGTGGGAATCTACAGGATCTCCGGAAACGCCACTGAAATCGCCATGCTCAAGGCCGCGTTCAACAGCA ATCTGCGCGAAGCGGTGACCCGGCTGAGATGCGCAGAAGTGAACGCCGTCTCCTGTGTTCTCAAGCTGTACTTCAGAGAGCTGCCCGAGCCGCTCGTACCCACTGAGCTGTTTCTGAGTCTGGCCAGGACGCTGG ACATCCAGGACGTGAACTCGAGGCTCGTCTCCATGCTGTCCCTGCTGCACTCGTACCCGGACACCAACCGCCACACCTTCCTCTTCGTCATGCACCACCTCCAACG AGTGGCCGAGAGGCAAGACGTCAACAAGATGTCTCTGCTGAACCTGGCCACAGTGTTTGGTCCCAGCCTTGTGCGCCCCCCTGTGGCTGGACAGGGACACGACGGCCCCGCTGTCACCATGTCCCGGGAGGTGGTCGTACAG gtcCAGGTGGTTTACCGCTACCTGCAGTGCAACAACCTCCCTGAAGCCCAGATCTCTGCGTCACGTGACACAGACGCTGAAGAAAACGATGATGAGACCACCCACATGTGA
- the si:dkey-33c9.6 gene encoding breakpoint cluster region protein isoform X4 codes for MDAYQEAVRYLGSWHVPVEFDADVLEEHVFQEEAASGCLSPLQAEGVVDFPDVPIQTPCGPEEMLERRLVVLKGIVDGEEVYLRELEALLMPMKALRASAGTSQPVLSSRQVQTVFYQVPELRDLHQSFCSGLKARLSAHCQTDPGPGEQRQMSHAGSELMVGDLFLRMVNQIGLYGGFIENYEEAVAVVGKCAQSDPRFRTLAESMMSNNGEDKARTKYTFEALLYKPLDRVTKTTLVLHDLLRTTPVGHGDHVALQEALRLSRGFLSGINESSRGKREVTLSHGMKRQLMRDGFVVDVSEGERSLRHLFLYTDLLLCTRFKHSTRGKPDQYRFCWYLPLAGLKLRWVADEERSADARPRLHTVRAKMFLLRRQPQQQAKGYRGVTSGARSRKKLEQMELMLLTLSPSYRLELHSPSCKSHTLLFSSLYELEEWREAVHKLTTENIETVPPDLLTLTSACVKLRMTQQPPLQISIAEDKDSLCGTLNVAIHSACGLQRPACVRVCVEVDGHGFYDQQAQTHSSVHSINPHWHQQEVTLQVDGAQNLRLLCVSQSDGPEDAVLGKATFTLDSKSLNKRWRRRTLQLGQVEVTLSIKYSPHPLEAPGSTAPRQPVFCVPIEAVAQTEGVLVPHVVRCCVEEVERRGLDEVGIYRISGNATEIAMLKAAFNSNLREAVTRLRCAEVNAVSCVLKLYFRELPEPLVPTELFLSLARTLDIQDVNSRLVSMLSLLHSYPDTNRHTFLFVMHHLQRVAERQDVNKMSLLNLATVFGPSLVRPPVAGQGHDGPAVTMSREVVVQVQVVYRYLQCNNLPEAQISASRDTDAEENDDETTHM; via the exons ATGGATGCCTACCAGGAGGCTGTGCGTTATCTGGGGTCATGGCACGTGCCAG TGGAATTCGACGCTGATGTCTTGGAGGAGCATGTGttccaggaggaggcggcgtCCGgttgtctctctcccctccaggCCGAGGGTGTAGTAGACTTCCCCGACGTCCCC ATCCAGACGCCATGCGGCCCAGAGGAAATGTTGGAGCGGAGGCTCGTGGTTCTGAAAGGCATCGTGGACGGTGAGGAGGTCTATCTCCGAGAGCTGGAGGCACTGCTGATG CCCATGAAGGCTCTGCGGGCCTCAGCCGGGACCTCCCAGCCAGTTCTGTCCAGTCGGCAAGTCCAGACCGTGTTCTACCAGGTGCCCGAGCTCAGAGACCTGCACCAGAGCTTCTGCTCTGGCCTGAAGGCCCGGCTGAGCGCCCACTGCCAGACGGATCCTGGCCCGGGTGAGCAAAGACAGATGAGCCACGCAGGCTCTGAGCTAATGGTGGGGGACCTGTTTCTGAGAATG GTCAACCAGATTGGTCTGTACGGCGGTTTCATAGAAAACTATGAGGAGGCGGTCGCCGTCGTTGGCAAGTGCGCGCAGTCAGACCCTCGCTTCCGGACTCTGGCCGAG AGCATGATGTCTAACAATGGCGAAGACAAAGCTCGGACCAAATACACGTttgaag CTCTACTGTATAAGCCTTTGGACCGAGTGACCAAGACCACGCTAGTGCTGcat GACCTCCTGAGGACGACACCGGTGGGGCACGGGGATCACGTGGCGCTGCAGGAAGCCCTGAGACTGTCCCGCGGCTTCCTGTCCGGCATCAACGAGAGCTCACGGGGCAAACGAGAGGTCACGCTCAGTCACGGGATG AAACGTCAGCTGATGCGAGACGGCTTCGTGGTGGACGTGAGCGAGGGCGAGCGCAGCCTGCGCCACCTCTTCCTTTACACCGACCTCCTGCTGTGCACCAGATTCAAACATTCGACCAGAGG GAAGCCGGATCAGTACAGGTTCTGCTGGTATCTGCCCCTCGCCGGCCTCAAACTGCGCTGGGTCGCTGACGAGGAGCGATCCGCCGACGCGCGCCCCCGCCTGCACACCGTCAGAGCCAAGATGTTCCTCCTCCGACGGCAGCCACAGCAACAGGCG AAGGGATACAGAGGCGTGACGTCAGGGGCCCGCAGCAGGAAGAAACTGGAGCAAATGGAGCTGATGCTGCTCACACTCTCCCCATCCTATAGACTGGAGCTGCACAGCCCTAGTtgcaag AGTCacactctcctcttctcctccttgtaCGAGCTTGAAGAATGGAGAGAAGCCGTTCACAAACTCACAACAGAGA ACATAGAAACTGTCCCTCCAGACCTGCTCACTCTCACCAGTGCATGCGTGAAACTGAGAATGACTCAGCAGCCGCCGCTACAGATCTCCATCGCCG AGGACAAGGATTCATTGTGTGGAACTCTGAATGTGGCGATTCACTCTGCCTGCGGCCTGCAGCGTCCAGCct GCGTTCGCGTGTGCGTGGAGGTGGATGGCCACGGGTTTTACGATCAACAGGCCCAGACACACTCTTCGGTCCACAGCATCAACCCGCACTGGCACCAG CAGGAGGTGACGCTCCAGGTGGACGGGGCTCAGAACCTGAGGCTGCTCTGTGTGAGTCAGTCGGACGGGCCGGAGGATGCCGTCCTGGGAAAAGCTACTTTCACG CTAGATTCTAAATCCCTGAATAAGCGATGGCGGAGGCGAACTCTACAGCTTGGCCAAGTGGAGGTGACTCTGTCCATCAAGTACAGTCCCCACCCGCTCGAAGCGCCCGGCTCCACCGCTCCACGACAGCCCGTCTTCTGTGTCCCCATCGAAGCTGTGGCTCA AACGGAGGGAGTGCTGGTTCCCCATGTGGTGCGGTGctgtgtggaggaggtggagcggaGAGGCCTGGACGAGGTGGGAATCTACAGGATCTCCGGAAACGCCACTGAAATCGCCATGCTCAAGGCCGCGTTCAACAGCA ATCTGCGCGAAGCGGTGACCCGGCTGAGATGCGCAGAAGTGAACGCCGTCTCCTGTGTTCTCAAGCTGTACTTCAGAGAGCTGCCCGAGCCGCTCGTACCCACTGAGCTGTTTCTGAGTCTGGCCAGGACGCTGG ACATCCAGGACGTGAACTCGAGGCTCGTCTCCATGCTGTCCCTGCTGCACTCGTACCCGGACACCAACCGCCACACCTTCCTCTTCGTCATGCACCACCTCCAACG AGTGGCCGAGAGGCAAGACGTCAACAAGATGTCTCTGCTGAACCTGGCCACAGTGTTTGGTCCCAGCCTTGTGCGCCCCCCTGTGGCTGGACAGGGACACGACGGCCCCGCTGTCACCATGTCCCGGGAGGTGGTCGTACAG gtcCAGGTGGTTTACCGCTACCTGCAGTGCAACAACCTCCCTGAAGCCCAGATCTCTGCGTCACGTGACACAGACGCTGAAGAAAACGATGATGAGACCACCCACATGTGA